Genomic segment of Thiobacillus sp.:
CACCGTGCCCTCGGGGTGCTTGTACCAGCCCGGGTCGGAGTAGTCGCCCGGCTTCTGGTCCTCGCGCACCTTCACCACGGTGAACATGCCGCCCATCTCGATGGGGCCGTACTGGCCCCAGCCGGTCATCATGGGCAGGGTGTTGTCGGGCAGGGGCATCTCCATCTCGCCCATCTCCGCCATACCAGCGGACCCCATTTCCATATAGTCTGGCACCAGCTTGCTGATGGTCTTCGTCACCTCTCGCTGGTCCACGCCGATCATGGTGGGCACGTCGTGCCCCATGGCGTTCATGGTGTGATGGGACTTGTGGCAGTGGAAGGCCCAGTCGCCGGCCAGCTTGGCGTCGAACTCGATGGCGCGCATCTGGCCCACGGCCACGTCGGTGGTCACTTCGGGCCAGCGGGCCGTCTCACGTACCCAGCCACCATCGGTACAGGTCACCTCGAAGTCCACGCCATGGACGTGCAGGGGATGGTTGGTCATGGTGAGATTGCCTGACCGCACTCGCACCCGGTCCCCCTGGCGCACCACCAGAGGGTCGATGCCCGGGAAAACCCTGCTGTTCCAGCACCACAGGTTGAAGTCCAGCATAGTGTTGATCTTGGGTGTGGCAGCTCCGGGCTCGATGTCGAAGGCGTTGAGCAGGAACACGAAATCCCGGTCCACCCGCATGAACTCAGGGTCCTTGGGGTGCACCACCAGGAAGCCCATCATGCCCATGGCCATCTGCACCATCTCGTCGGCGTGGGGGTGGTACATGAAGGTGCCCGATTTCTTCATCTCGAATTCGTAGACGAAGGTCTTGCCCGGCTTGATCTGGGGCTGGTTCAGGCCGCCGACGCCGTCCATGCCGTTGGGCAGGAGGATGCCGTGCCAGTGGATGGTGGTGTGCTCGGGCAGCTTGTTGGTGACGAAGATGCGGATGCGGTCGCCTTCCACGCACTCGATGGTGGGGCCGGGGCTGGAGCCGTTGTAGCCCCACAGGTGGGCCTTCATGCCCGGGGCCAGTTCCCTCACCACGGGCTCGGCCACGAGGTGGAATTCCTTGACCCCGTCCTTCATGCGCCAGGGCAGGGTCCAGCCGTTCAGGGTCACCACCGGGTTGTAGGGGCGGCCAGTGGCGGGATGCAGGGGCGGCTGGGTGGCCGGGTCGGTGAAGATGGGGGCCTCGGGCAGGCTCGCGGCCCCGGCCCGGGATACAAGACCCGCGCCCAATAAAGCGGCACCGGAATTTCTCAGAAATGCTCGGCGATCCATTCGTTGTTCTCCTTGTCGATTCAGTGTCCGCCGCCGGCATCGGCGGTCATGGCGGCACCACCGGACAGGCTGACGCTACCCGCGCCGCTGCCAGTCATGGCCATTTGAAGGTTGCTCTCGGCTAGCCAGAAGTCCCGCTTTGCCTGGATGGCAGCGTTGACGTTGGCTACCTGGCGTCGGCTGTCGGCAAGCAAGTCCCAGACGCCGATGAGCATGCCGTTGTAGCGCAGCAGGTTCTCCTCGGAGATGCGCCTGGCCAACGGCACGATTTCGTCCTGGTAATGGCGGGCCAGGTCATGGGCCGTGCGGTAGGCGCCATAGGCATCGCGCACCTCCGACTCGGCGTTGACGGCCATCTCGGCCACCCGGTGCATGGCCTGGGTGTATAGGGCCTCGGCCTTGGCGGTGCGGGCCTGGCCCCAGTCAAAGATGGGCAGCGAG
This window contains:
- a CDS encoding copper oxidase, encoding MDRRAFLRNSGAALLGAGLVSRAGAASLPEAPIFTDPATQPPLHPATGRPYNPVVTLNGWTLPWRMKDGVKEFHLVAEPVVRELAPGMKAHLWGYNGSSPGPTIECVEGDRIRIFVTNKLPEHTTIHWHGILLPNGMDGVGGLNQPQIKPGKTFVYEFEMKKSGTFMYHPHADEMVQMAMGMMGFLVVHPKDPEFMRVDRDFVFLLNAFDIEPGAATPKINTMLDFNLWCWNSRVFPGIDPLVVRQGDRVRVRSGNLTMTNHPLHVHGVDFEVTCTDGGWVRETARWPEVTTDVAVGQMRAIEFDAKLAGDWAFHCHKSHHTMNAMGHDVPTMIGVDQREVTKTISKLVPDYMEMGSAGMAEMGEMEMPLPDNTLPMMTGWGQYGPIEMGGMFTVVKVREDQKPGDYSDPGWYKHPEGTVAYEWTGEPLATERREGPTADDQTLKAVKPTGHNH